The proteins below come from a single bacterium genomic window:
- a CDS encoding lytic transglycosylase domain-containing protein — protein sequence MPVTFNNLADPQAAQAQEPKANKPLDPAKGSNFASLMQTLAKDKQGSAQASSTPRPAAGSTEERIYNAVHAGAEKYNLPPALILGFIKQESGFKPNAKSWCGAMGCMQLMPGTAKQLGVTDPWNIEQNIDGGCKYIRQMLDTFGGDLKKAIAAYNSGPGNVKKYGGIPPFDETQKYVPAVLAHAEKFNNGAPITVSGSPAVASVQAQPPVQKIDYNLVIDAIHSADVMTQAAMSLAITSNVQPINMPEPSKGSDDAPPPPPPPRGMRV from the coding sequence ATGCCCGTTACGTTTAACAACCTCGCCGATCCCCAAGCGGCCCAGGCGCAGGAGCCCAAGGCAAATAAACCCTTGGACCCGGCGAAGGGGTCCAACTTCGCCAGCCTCATGCAGACCCTGGCCAAGGACAAGCAGGGCTCGGCCCAGGCGTCCTCCACGCCGCGGCCCGCCGCGGGTTCCACCGAGGAAAGGATCTACAACGCCGTCCACGCCGGCGCTGAGAAATACAACCTGCCGCCGGCTCTCATTTTGGGATTCATCAAGCAAGAGAGCGGATTCAAGCCGAACGCCAAGTCCTGGTGCGGGGCGATGGGGTGCATGCAGCTCATGCCCGGCACGGCGAAGCAATTGGGCGTGACCGATCCCTGGAACATCGAGCAGAACATCGACGGCGGCTGCAAGTACATCCGCCAGATGCTGGACACCTTCGGCGGCGACCTGAAAAAGGCGATCGCCGCCTACAACTCCGGGCCCGGCAACGTGAAAAAATACGGCGGCATCCCGCCGTTCGACGAGACCCAAAAATACGTCCCCGCGGTCCTCGCGCACGCGGAGAAATTCAACAACGGGGCGCCGATCACCGTGTCCGGCTCCCCGGCGGTGGCGTCCGTCCAGGCCCAACCACCGGTCCAGAAGATCGACTACAACCTCGTGATCGACGCCATCCACAGCGCGGACGTCATGACCCAGGCGGCGATGTCCTTGGCCATCACCTCGAACGTCCAGCCGATCAATATGCCAGAGCCCTCGAAGGGCTCCGACGACGCGCCTCCTCCGCCCCCCCCGCCGCGCGGGATGCGGGTTTAG
- a CDS encoding carbon-nitrogen hydrolase translates to MPSRDVTIAVVQMSCAEEPAENLDKAVSKIAEAAKAGAQIVCLQELFGSRYFCQVNDRKFFSLAEAVPGPSTEILSKAAKENKVVVVGSLFEKDGANYYNTACVLDADGRYLGKYRKVHIPDDLPNHYSELFYFKHGDLGYPVFQTQFAKIGVQVCWDQWFPEGARSLALQGAEIIFYPTAIGWPNKQREEETGRAEFDAWVTVQRGHAIANTTFVAVANRTGLEDHLQFWGGSFIADPLGRVLKNASHDQEETMIATLPLGRIDEVRKDWPFLTCRRPDAYRLRRE, encoded by the coding sequence ATGCCGTCACGTGACGTCACGATCGCCGTCGTCCAAATGTCCTGCGCCGAGGAGCCGGCCGAGAACCTCGACAAGGCCGTCTCCAAGATCGCCGAGGCCGCGAAGGCCGGCGCGCAGATCGTCTGCCTGCAGGAGCTCTTCGGCTCGCGCTACTTCTGCCAGGTGAACGACAGGAAATTCTTCTCGCTGGCGGAGGCCGTGCCCGGTCCGTCGACCGAAATTCTCTCCAAGGCCGCCAAGGAGAACAAGGTCGTCGTCGTCGGCTCCCTCTTCGAAAAGGACGGCGCGAACTACTACAACACCGCCTGTGTCCTCGACGCCGACGGGCGTTACCTCGGCAAGTACCGCAAGGTCCACATCCCGGACGATCTCCCGAACCACTATTCCGAACTCTTCTACTTCAAACATGGGGACCTGGGGTATCCGGTCTTTCAAACCCAGTTCGCGAAGATCGGCGTCCAGGTCTGCTGGGACCAGTGGTTCCCGGAGGGGGCGCGCTCGCTCGCCCTCCAAGGCGCGGAGATCATCTTTTATCCCACCGCCATCGGCTGGCCCAACAAGCAGCGCGAGGAAGAGACCGGCCGGGCCGAGTTCGACGCCTGGGTGACCGTCCAGCGCGGGCACGCGATCGCCAACACGACGTTCGTCGCCGTGGCCAACCGCACGGGCCTTGAGGATCATCTCCAGTTCTGGGGCGGTTCGTTCATCGCCGACCCACTGGGACGCGTCCTGAAGAATGCCTCGCATGACCAGGAAGAGACAATGATCGCAACGTTGCCCCTCGGCCGGATCGACGAGGTCCGCAAGGATTGGCCGTTTTTGACGTGCCGGAGACCTGATGCGTATCGACTCCGCCGCGAGTGA